A section of the Arabiibacter massiliensis genome encodes:
- a CDS encoding ABC transporter ATP-binding protein — protein MTSGNGGAPAIELRGVSFSYGKLPFIEGLSAAFPHGAVTSVVGPNGCGKSTMVKLVDGLLRPSAGEVLVDGVPTLSMKAKERARRVAVLAQASRPPAMTVEALVACGRYPYQARQGRLSREDREHVERALELAGIERFRTHELRRLSGGERQRAFIAMTLAQDTDLIVLDEPTTYLDIRACHETMQLVRKLNEEAGKTIVMVIHDLDLALRYSDRLLVMERGRAMCAGGVEEVLAAGAIERAFGVSIQPHEADAGRAYTLFPAPLSS, from the coding sequence TTGACTAGCGGAAACGGCGGCGCGCCCGCCATCGAGCTGCGCGGCGTGTCGTTCTCCTATGGGAAGCTGCCCTTCATCGAGGGGCTCTCGGCGGCGTTCCCGCACGGCGCGGTGACGAGCGTCGTGGGGCCGAACGGCTGCGGGAAGTCCACGATGGTGAAGCTCGTCGACGGCCTTCTGCGCCCGAGTGCGGGGGAGGTCCTGGTGGACGGCGTGCCGACGCTGTCGATGAAGGCGAAGGAGCGCGCCCGCCGCGTGGCGGTGCTCGCGCAGGCGTCGCGGCCGCCGGCGATGACCGTCGAGGCGCTCGTGGCGTGCGGGCGCTACCCGTACCAGGCGCGCCAGGGCCGGCTCTCGCGCGAGGACCGCGAGCATGTGGAGCGCGCGCTCGAGCTGGCGGGCATCGAGCGATTCCGCACGCACGAGCTGCGCCGCCTCTCCGGCGGCGAGCGGCAGCGCGCGTTCATCGCGATGACGCTCGCGCAGGACACCGACCTCATCGTGCTCGACGAGCCCACCACCTACCTCGACATACGCGCCTGCCACGAGACCATGCAGCTCGTGCGCAAGCTCAACGAGGAGGCGGGCAAGACCATCGTCATGGTCATCCACGACCTCGACCTGGCCCTGCGCTACTCCGACCGGCTGCTCGTCATGGAGCGCGGGCGGGCCATGTGCGCCGGCGGGGTGGAGGAGGTGCTCGCCGCCGGAGCCATCGAGCGCGCCTTCGGCGTGAGCATCCAGCCCCACGAAGCCGACGCCGGCCGCGCCTACACGCTGTTCCCGGCTCCCCTGTCGTCCTGA
- the nirJ2 gene encoding putative heme d1 biosynthesis radical SAM protein NirJ2: MLVSWMTTNKCNLKCVHCYQDAEEATDKELSTEEGKKLIDEIARAGFKVMIFSGGEPLMRPDIYELVAHAAGNGLRPVFGSNGTLITPEVARKLKEAGACAMGISVDSLVPAKHDKFRGLPNAYDLTMAGIEACKQAGLPFQLHTTVVDWNRDEVCDITDFAVEIGAIAHYVFFLIPVGRGKFIQETSLEVLENERLLTDLMKKAAEVPIDVKPTCAPQFTRVAKQLDVETRFSRGCLAGLTYCVIGSEGIVRPCAYMTEEAGDVREQPFDEIWKTSPVFERLRTQAYSGSCGTCDYRDGCGGCRARAAYYHDGDILAQDDYCAHGNDLVAAAV, translated from the coding sequence ATGCTCGTGTCGTGGATGACGACGAACAAGTGCAACCTCAAGTGCGTGCATTGCTACCAGGACGCCGAGGAGGCGACGGACAAGGAACTCTCCACCGAGGAGGGCAAGAAGCTGATCGACGAGATCGCGCGCGCCGGCTTCAAGGTGATGATCTTCTCCGGCGGCGAGCCGCTCATGCGCCCGGACATCTACGAGCTGGTGGCGCACGCGGCCGGCAACGGCCTGCGCCCGGTGTTCGGCTCGAACGGCACGCTCATCACGCCGGAGGTGGCGCGCAAGCTGAAGGAGGCCGGGGCCTGCGCCATGGGCATCAGCGTGGACAGCCTGGTTCCCGCCAAGCACGACAAGTTCCGCGGGCTTCCCAACGCCTACGACCTCACGATGGCCGGCATCGAAGCCTGCAAGCAGGCGGGCCTGCCGTTCCAGCTGCACACCACCGTGGTGGACTGGAACCGCGACGAGGTGTGCGACATCACCGACTTCGCCGTGGAGATCGGCGCCATCGCGCACTACGTGTTCTTCCTCATTCCGGTGGGGCGCGGCAAGTTCATCCAGGAGACGTCGCTTGAGGTGCTCGAGAACGAGCGTCTGCTCACCGATCTCATGAAGAAGGCGGCCGAGGTGCCCATCGACGTGAAGCCCACCTGCGCGCCGCAGTTCACGCGCGTGGCGAAGCAGCTCGACGTGGAGACGCGCTTCTCCCGCGGGTGCCTGGCGGGCCTCACGTACTGCGTCATCGGCAGCGAGGGCATCGTGCGCCCCTGCGCCTACATGACCGAGGAGGCCGGCGACGTGCGCGAGCAGCCCTTCGACGAGATCTGGAAGACGAGCCCGGTGTTCGAGCGCCTGCGCACCCAGGCGTACTCCGGCTCGTGCGGCACCTGCGACTACCGCGACGGCTGCGGCGGCTGCCGCGCGCGGGCCGCGTACTACCACGACGGCGACATCCTCGCCCAGGACGACTACTGCGCCCATGGAAACGACCTGGTGGCGGCAGCGGTCTAA
- the hemC gene encoding hydroxymethylbilane synthase: protein MRSLIIGTRGSKLALWQAEHVAAGLRAAWPGLEVAVEVIKTKGDKILDVALSKIGDKGLFTKELEQALLDGRVDVCVHSLKDVPTVQPEGLEIAGCLARADAHDVLVAPAGTTFAGLPAGARVGTGALRRLAQLRALRDDLDYVEVRGNLDTRIGKVRSGALDAIVLASAGIRRMGWEDEIAEAFPVEQVVPAVGQGAIALEARAGDARTAELCAKVRCAETEACVAAERRVMHLLDGGCQVPIGAYARFEGGELALDAFVGRLDGTLLLKSRASEPLPAPRSLDDAPAASQVACALAERAVGELLAAGAREVLDEVRATGDERPLV from the coding sequence ATGCGTAGCCTGATCATCGGAACCCGCGGCAGCAAGCTCGCGCTCTGGCAGGCCGAGCACGTTGCGGCGGGCCTGCGCGCGGCGTGGCCGGGCCTCGAGGTGGCCGTCGAGGTGATCAAGACGAAGGGCGACAAGATCCTCGACGTCGCGCTCTCCAAGATCGGCGACAAGGGCCTGTTCACCAAGGAGCTCGAGCAGGCGCTCCTCGACGGGCGCGTGGACGTGTGCGTGCACTCGCTCAAAGACGTGCCCACCGTGCAGCCCGAGGGCCTGGAAATCGCGGGGTGCCTGGCGCGGGCCGACGCGCATGACGTGCTCGTGGCGCCGGCGGGCACGACGTTCGCCGGGCTGCCGGCGGGCGCGCGCGTGGGCACCGGAGCCCTGCGCCGCCTCGCCCAGCTGCGCGCCCTGCGCGACGACCTCGACTACGTGGAGGTGCGCGGCAACCTGGACACCCGCATCGGCAAAGTGCGAAGCGGCGCGCTCGACGCCATCGTGCTGGCGAGCGCCGGCATCCGCCGCATGGGCTGGGAGGATGAGATCGCCGAGGCCTTTCCGGTCGAGCAGGTGGTGCCGGCCGTGGGGCAGGGCGCCATCGCGCTCGAGGCCCGCGCGGGCGACGCGCGCACCGCGGAGCTCTGCGCGAAGGTGCGCTGCGCGGAAACCGAGGCGTGCGTCGCCGCCGAGAGGCGCGTGATGCACCTGCTCGACGGCGGCTGCCAGGTGCCCATCGGCGCCTACGCCCGCTTCGAGGGCGGCGAGCTTGCGCTGGATGCGTTCGTCGGCCGCCTCGACGGCACGCTCCTGCTGAAGAGCCGCGCATCCGAGCCGCTGCCCGCGCCGCGCTCCCTGGACGACGCCCCCGCCGCCTCCCAGGTGGCCTGCGCCCTCGCCGAGCGCGCCGTGGGCGAGCTTCTGGCCGCCGGCGCGCGCGAGGTGCTCGACGAGGTGCGCGCCACGGGCGACGAGAGGCCGCTCGTATGA
- the hemA gene encoding glutamyl-tRNA reductase: protein MTLIAIGASHKTASADLRGKLSVPADRLPGVLEALCACEAISEAVIVSTCNRTEVYAVALTAPDGVRAVVDELRALPGMDGAAASALGSALYVKQGPGAVEHLLRVVSSLDSLVLGEAQIIGQVRRAFAAAEEAGSAGELLSRLFRCALETGKLVRSETGIGARSVSVSTAAVELAKEMFGTLEGRRVLVIGAGEMGELALGYLHEQGARDVAVANRTVARAEALAARVGGEACGLDELEARLGEADIVIASAAADEPLVTEALLRRARRGCGERPLLVVDVALPRTVEPEVADLPGVAWHDLDGLGDVAQRNARLRAAESVKAEALVAERTDAFLAWLQEREVAPTVKQMHGKARTVCDAEVARAAKALAAQRGEAVSDAERAALEAMASAIAKKLLHGPTARLRKQASDPDGYRYTEAARYLFGLDAYPQGFSCRSDEGRSCRLASGTPCARHGGGACPHNREERSCVA from the coding sequence ATGACGCTCATCGCCATCGGCGCGAGCCACAAGACCGCCTCGGCCGATCTGCGCGGCAAGCTGTCCGTGCCCGCCGACCGGCTGCCCGGCGTGCTCGAGGCCCTGTGCGCTTGCGAGGCCATATCCGAGGCCGTGATCGTGTCCACCTGCAACCGCACCGAGGTGTACGCGGTCGCCCTCACCGCGCCCGACGGCGTGCGCGCCGTCGTGGACGAGCTGCGCGCGCTGCCGGGCATGGACGGCGCGGCCGCGAGCGCGCTCGGCAGCGCGCTCTACGTGAAGCAGGGGCCGGGCGCGGTGGAGCACCTGCTGCGCGTCGTGTCGTCGCTCGACTCGCTCGTGCTGGGCGAGGCCCAGATCATCGGCCAGGTGAGGCGCGCCTTCGCCGCAGCCGAGGAGGCGGGAAGCGCCGGCGAGCTCTTGAGCCGCCTCTTCCGCTGCGCGCTCGAGACGGGCAAGCTCGTGCGCAGCGAGACGGGCATCGGCGCCCGCTCGGTGTCGGTGTCCACGGCGGCGGTGGAGCTGGCGAAGGAGATGTTCGGCACGCTCGAGGGACGGCGCGTGCTGGTCATCGGCGCGGGCGAGATGGGCGAGCTCGCGCTCGGCTACTTGCATGAGCAGGGCGCGCGCGACGTGGCCGTGGCAAACCGCACGGTCGCGCGGGCCGAGGCGCTGGCCGCGCGCGTGGGCGGCGAGGCCTGCGGGCTCGACGAGCTGGAGGCGCGTCTCGGCGAGGCCGACATCGTCATCGCGTCGGCGGCCGCCGACGAGCCGCTTGTGACCGAGGCCCTCCTGCGCCGCGCCCGCCGGGGATGCGGCGAGCGGCCGCTGCTCGTGGTGGACGTGGCCCTGCCGCGCACGGTGGAGCCCGAAGTGGCCGACCTGCCCGGCGTGGCCTGGCACGACCTGGACGGGCTGGGGGACGTCGCGCAGAGGAACGCCCGCCTGCGCGCGGCCGAGTCCGTGAAGGCCGAGGCGCTTGTGGCCGAGCGGACGGACGCCTTCCTCGCGTGGCTGCAGGAGCGCGAGGTGGCCCCCACCGTCAAGCAGATGCACGGCAAGGCCCGCACCGTCTGCGACGCCGAGGTGGCGCGCGCGGCGAAGGCGCTCGCCGCCCAGCGCGGCGAGGCGGTGAGCGATGCCGAGCGCGCCGCGCTCGAGGCCATGGCGTCCGCCATCGCGAAGAAGCTGCTGCACGGCCCGACGGCGCGCCTTCGCAAGCAGGCCTCCGACCCGGACGGCTACCGCTACACCGAGGCCGCGCGCTACCTGTTCGGCCTGGACGCGTACCCGCAGGGCTTCTCGTGCCGCAGCGACGAGGGGCGCTCCTGCCGCCTCGCCTCGGGCACCCCCTGCGCCCGCCACGGCGGCGGCGCCTGCCCCCACAATCGAGAGGAGCGCTCATGCGTAGCCTGA
- a CDS encoding thiamine diphosphokinase has product MATCALVGAVDFNAEDFEARRAAGAFDFVIAVDAGFAFLDELGVRPDMAVGDFDSLGYVPKCKRVSRHPVKKDKSDMELAMEKAVDWDHDDLVIYGALGGRLDHTIANLQLFARFSERDVTVTAVADTYAVRLLTGPDVFELPPLGQGTVSVFSANDTARGVIERGMEYSLDDEPLSNRTSRGLSNELVDEEATVAVEEGTLYVFYPLG; this is encoded by the coding sequence ATGGCCACATGCGCGCTCGTGGGGGCGGTCGACTTCAACGCGGAGGACTTCGAGGCGCGCCGGGCTGCCGGGGCGTTCGACTTCGTCATCGCCGTGGACGCGGGCTTCGCCTTCCTCGACGAGCTTGGCGTGAGGCCCGACATGGCCGTGGGCGACTTCGACTCGCTCGGCTACGTGCCCAAGTGCAAGCGCGTGTCGCGCCATCCCGTGAAGAAGGACAAAAGCGACATGGAGCTGGCCATGGAGAAGGCCGTGGACTGGGACCACGACGACCTCGTGATCTACGGGGCGCTCGGCGGCCGGCTCGACCACACCATCGCGAACCTCCAGCTGTTCGCGAGGTTCTCCGAGCGCGACGTGACCGTGACCGCCGTGGCCGACACCTACGCGGTGCGCCTGCTCACCGGCCCCGACGTGTTCGAGCTGCCGCCGCTTGGCCAGGGCACCGTGTCGGTGTTCTCGGCCAACGACACCGCCCGCGGCGTCATCGAGCGCGGCATGGAGTATTCGCTCGACGACGAGCCCCTGTCCAACCGCACCTCGCGCGGCCTGTCCAACGAACTGGTCGACGAGGAGGCCACCGTGGCCGTCGAAGAGGGCACGCTCTACGTGTTCTACCCGCTCGGGTAG
- a CDS encoding iron ABC transporter permease — translation MSPFSREKAAPLAIIVSAVVLVGVTAAAFLVGSSSVSLGDLIAWATGGDVSASAKSILVNVRLPRVLAALLAGGALAVAGAIIQAVLDNPLASPNIIGINSGAGLFVLIAASVFPSALWLPPLAAFAGALVTALIIFGISLGASTSRLTVVLAGIAITSVFGAGMNTILIVNPDAYIGSSAFLVGGLAGVLMDDLVWPAVYIVGGLAAALLAAGKLNIMALGDDTAHALGMNVGATRLAMLGLAAVLAGAAVSFAGLLGFVGLIIPHLVRFFVGHDNRLVLPLSAVSGAAFVVVCDLLARVMFAPYEVPVGILMAFLGGPFFIYLILKNRRNGLD, via the coding sequence GTGAGTCCGTTCAGCCGTGAGAAGGCCGCGCCGCTTGCGATCATCGTCTCCGCCGTCGTGCTCGTGGGCGTGACGGCGGCGGCGTTCCTCGTGGGCTCGTCGTCGGTGAGCTTGGGAGACCTTATCGCCTGGGCCACCGGCGGCGACGTAAGCGCGTCGGCGAAGAGCATCCTCGTGAACGTGCGCCTGCCCCGCGTGCTGGCGGCCCTTCTGGCGGGCGGGGCGCTGGCCGTGGCCGGCGCCATCATCCAGGCGGTGCTCGACAACCCGCTCGCCAGCCCCAACATCATCGGCATCAACTCGGGAGCGGGGCTGTTCGTGCTGATCGCGGCCAGCGTGTTCCCCAGCGCTTTGTGGCTCCCGCCGCTCGCGGCCTTCGCGGGCGCGCTCGTCACCGCGCTCATCATCTTCGGCATCTCGCTCGGGGCCAGCACGTCGCGGCTCACCGTGGTGCTGGCCGGCATCGCCATCACGTCGGTGTTCGGCGCGGGCATGAACACCATCCTCATCGTGAATCCCGACGCCTACATCGGCTCGTCGGCGTTCCTCGTGGGAGGCCTGGCCGGCGTGCTCATGGACGACCTCGTGTGGCCGGCCGTCTACATCGTGGGAGGCCTGGCCGCGGCGCTGCTCGCGGCGGGCAAGCTCAACATCATGGCGCTCGGCGACGACACGGCCCACGCGCTCGGCATGAACGTGGGCGCGACGCGCCTTGCCATGCTCGGCCTTGCCGCCGTTCTGGCGGGCGCGGCCGTGAGCTTCGCCGGGCTGCTCGGGTTCGTGGGGCTCATCATCCCGCACCTCGTGCGGTTCTTCGTGGGCCACGACAACCGGCTCGTGCTGCCGCTGTCGGCGGTGTCGGGCGCGGCGTTCGTCGTGGTGTGCGACCTGCTCGCGCGCGTGATGTTCGCGCCCTACGAGGTGCCGGTGGGCATCCTGATGGCGTTCCTCGGCGGACCCTTCTTCATCTACCTCATCTTGAAGAACAGGAGGAACGGCCTTGACTAG
- a CDS encoding ABC transporter substrate-binding protein yields MRFKTMKQVAAAGCAVALAASMLLAGCAGEPTAEAEAPAAPESQAAQPAAVTFTDDTGAEVTVENPQRVVACMGSFASMWELAGGTLVGASDDAFTLSDYDLVSPDVQKVGDFSNPSLEAIIALEPDFVIMTSGSGGRGGDSNQADLKAALAASNIPVACFQVTTFSDYERMMRTLCDITGRDDLYEQNAQATADRIAAITAKVPAGEAPTALVLTTFSGGTRVQASSTMTGSMLADLGAKNLADENPSLLKDFSLESIIEMNPDFIFVVPMGNDDAAAMKALEDQTAANPAWSTLDAVQSGRYVTLDPHLFQYKPNERWDQSYQVLFDALYA; encoded by the coding sequence ATGAGATTCAAGACGATGAAGCAGGTGGCGGCTGCCGGATGCGCGGTGGCGCTCGCGGCTTCGATGCTGCTCGCGGGTTGCGCGGGCGAGCCGACGGCCGAGGCGGAGGCTCCCGCCGCGCCCGAGTCGCAGGCCGCCCAGCCCGCCGCCGTCACGTTCACCGACGACACGGGTGCCGAGGTGACCGTGGAGAACCCGCAGCGCGTGGTGGCGTGCATGGGCAGCTTCGCCAGCATGTGGGAGCTCGCGGGCGGCACGCTCGTGGGCGCCTCTGACGACGCGTTCACGCTGTCGGACTACGACCTCGTCTCGCCCGACGTGCAGAAGGTGGGCGACTTCTCGAACCCCAGCCTCGAGGCCATCATCGCCCTCGAGCCCGACTTCGTCATCATGACCAGCGGCTCGGGTGGCCGCGGCGGCGACTCGAACCAGGCCGACCTCAAGGCCGCGCTCGCCGCGTCGAACATCCCCGTGGCGTGCTTCCAGGTGACGACGTTTTCCGACTACGAGCGCATGATGCGCACGCTCTGCGACATCACGGGCCGCGACGACCTCTACGAGCAGAACGCCCAGGCCACAGCCGACCGCATCGCGGCCATCACGGCGAAGGTGCCCGCTGGCGAGGCGCCCACAGCCCTCGTGCTGACCACGTTCTCGGGCGGCACCCGCGTGCAGGCGTCCTCCACCATGACGGGCTCCATGCTGGCCGACCTCGGTGCGAAGAACCTGGCCGACGAGAACCCGAGCCTGCTCAAGGACTTCAGCTTGGAGTCGATCATCGAGATGAACCCCGACTTCATCTTCGTCGTGCCCATGGGCAACGACGACGCGGCGGCCATGAAGGCCCTCGAGGACCAGACGGCGGCGAACCCGGCGTGGTCCACGCTCGACGCGGTGCAGAGCGGCCGCTACGTCACGCTCGATCCGCACCTGTTCCAGTACAAGCCCAACGAGCGCTGGGATCAGAGCTACCAGGTGCTCTTCGACGCCCTGTACGCGTGA
- a CDS encoding bifunctional precorrin-2 dehydrogenase/sirohydrochlorin ferrochelatase produces MAEPSAGARRAYYPVFLDLQGMRALVVGGGEVAARKVVGLLDAGAQVRVVAAKACARLASWADEGLVELEERVFCPGDVEGAFVVFCATDDPQVNEAVFAEAEAAGVLVNVVDDPARCRFIVPSVVRRGALQVAVSTGGAAPAYAKRLRRELEERYPEDLAGFVELLAATRALVKERVGGGEAERAPLLEAACAPEMLERFRAGGLRDAEELYAEVRKGGAL; encoded by the coding sequence ATGGCGGAACCGAGCGCGGGGGCCCGGCGGGCGTACTACCCGGTGTTCCTCGACCTGCAGGGCATGCGCGCCCTCGTCGTCGGCGGCGGCGAGGTGGCCGCGCGGAAGGTCGTCGGGCTTCTGGACGCGGGCGCGCAGGTGCGCGTCGTGGCGGCAAAGGCCTGCGCCCGGCTGGCGTCGTGGGCCGATGAAGGCCTGGTCGAGCTCGAGGAGCGGGTGTTTTGCCCGGGTGACGTGGAAGGCGCGTTCGTCGTGTTCTGCGCCACGGACGACCCGCAGGTGAACGAGGCCGTGTTCGCCGAGGCCGAGGCGGCGGGCGTGCTGGTGAACGTCGTGGACGACCCGGCGCGCTGCCGCTTCATCGTGCCTTCGGTGGTGCGCCGCGGCGCGCTGCAAGTGGCGGTGTCCACGGGCGGGGCGGCTCCGGCCTACGCGAAGCGGCTGCGGCGTGAGCTGGAGGAGCGCTACCCCGAGGACCTCGCGGGCTTCGTCGAGCTTCTGGCCGCGACGCGGGCGCTCGTGAAGGAGCGCGTCGGCGGCGGCGAGGCCGAGCGCGCCCCGCTTCTGGAGGCCGCCTGCGCGCCGGAGATGCTCGAGCGCTTCCGCGCGGGCGGGCTGCGCGACGCGGAGGAGCTGTACGCCGAGGTGCGGAAAGGGGGCGCGCTATGA